In Candidatus Cloacimonadota bacterium, the following proteins share a genomic window:
- a CDS encoding PDZ domain-containing protein has product MKKYSLIIIALLVISISTMLFSQDDNWLNRISSYAMNTSIPDDSLYAILSTWNQYYQPDSTGVTIAYYNHINDTLDAPYVLYIPSNYDASFKTPMLIYLHGGVSTKEFYEIEEDFMQNNYFVPFAEEQNWLMLFPFGNIDTSWWDLSGVNNIHAQIRALKTMFNIDDDRIYMTGFSDGGSGSFFMAMSAPDDFASFYPLNGFLSVGSRVTNRPTFVANLRNRRVNAINTDIDGLYPAKRMRLIMDLALQADANLLYKEYWGIGHDFDYAPEEIPIMIQDMQLQPRDIFRPSIYWETWTPDYGKCDWLEILEIDSTMTQQFWQLEYQTQLPDDRISFGFYPDDDFDYDGIMVYNLVDGETTARLMGLQEHDLIIAMDGVTLLSLDDMDSLKTFKQRGDSVSLTVKRYGEEVKLYGQFPDTTYYDAIIYSKPSGAIQAHYFGNEFVIKTSQVKKLALYLHPDMVNFENPVKVIINNNVVFDENVAIDREFMIDNFLRNRDRTALWAKKLEFEL; this is encoded by the coding sequence ATGAAAAAATATAGTCTCATTATTATAGCCCTACTTGTTATAAGTATTTCAACAATGCTTTTTTCTCAAGATGACAACTGGTTGAATAGGATAAGTAGTTATGCCATGAACACCTCGATTCCAGACGATTCGCTCTATGCAATTCTCAGTACCTGGAATCAGTATTATCAACCGGATTCCACAGGTGTCACAATAGCCTACTATAATCATATAAATGACACGCTGGATGCGCCATATGTGCTGTATATTCCATCCAACTATGATGCTTCCTTTAAAACCCCTATGCTTATATATCTGCATGGCGGTGTCAGCACAAAAGAATTTTATGAAATTGAAGAAGATTTCATGCAGAATAATTACTTCGTCCCATTTGCCGAGGAGCAAAATTGGCTCATGCTTTTTCCTTTTGGAAACATTGATACATCCTGGTGGGATCTGAGTGGTGTGAATAACATTCATGCACAGATCAGGGCACTTAAAACAATGTTCAATATCGATGATGACCGCATATATATGACAGGATTCTCAGATGGCGGTTCCGGTTCCTTTTTCATGGCAATGAGCGCTCCCGATGATTTTGCATCCTTCTATCCCCTGAACGGATTTCTATCGGTTGGATCTCGCGTTACAAACAGACCTACCTTTGTTGCTAACTTGAGAAACAGACGGGTGAATGCGATCAATACTGATATAGATGGGCTGTATCCTGCAAAACGAATGCGTCTCATCATGGATCTTGCACTTCAGGCAGATGCCAATCTCCTGTATAAAGAATACTGGGGTATCGGTCATGATTTTGATTATGCACCAGAGGAAATACCTATCATGATACAGGACATGCAACTCCAGCCGAGAGATATCTTCCGGCCAAGCATTTACTGGGAAACATGGACACCGGATTACGGCAAATGTGACTGGCTGGAAATACTTGAGATAGACTCAACCATGACACAGCAGTTCTGGCAGCTTGAATATCAAACACAATTGCCTGATGACCGGATAAGCTTCGGTTTTTATCCTGATGATGACTTTGACTATGACGGTATCATGGTTTATAATCTTGTGGATGGAGAAACAACAGCCAGGCTAATGGGTTTGCAGGAGCATGACTTGATCATTGCAATGGATGGTGTGACTCTTCTTTCTTTGGATGACATGGACAGTCTCAAAACTTTCAAACAGCGAGGAGATTCAGTCTCCCTCACGGTGAAAAGATATGGAGAAGAAGTTAAACTTTACGGGCAGTTTCCAGACACCACCTATTATGATGCGATCATCTATTCAAAACCATCGGGAGCAATTCAGGCACACTATTTCGGCAATGAGTTCGTAATAAAGACATCACAGGTGAAGAAGCTTGCATTGTATCTTCATCCTGATATGGTAAATTTTGAAAATCCTGTAAAAGTGATTATAAATAATAACGTTGTTTTTGATGAGAACGTAGCAATCGACCGGGAATTCATGATCGATAATTTCTTGAGAAATCGTGACAGGACTGCGTTGTGGGCGAAGAAACTGGAGTTTGAATTGTAA